The following proteins come from a genomic window of Alnus glutinosa chromosome 10, dhAlnGlut1.1, whole genome shotgun sequence:
- the LOC133880581 gene encoding disease resistance protein RGA2-like isoform X1, with amino-acid sequence MAEGVLFTVAEGIIGKLGSLAFKEIKLLWGFKDELEKLTNTVSTIQAVLLDADEQQLGSHAVRDWLKKLEDVMYEADNLLDDFSTESLRKEMMTRDKMTKETSKEVTHPGTTLAEARLTAEF; translated from the exons ATGGCAGAAGGTGTTCTCTTCACCGTTGCTGAGGGGATCATTGGCAAATTGGGCTCTCTGGCTTTCAAAGAGATCAAATTGCTCTGGGGTTTCAAAGATGAGCTTGAAAAACTCACGAACACGGTTTCCACAATCCAAGCTGTGCTTCTGGATGCAGATGAGCAACAGCTTGGGAGCCATGCAGTTAGAGATTGGCTGAAAAAGCTAGAGGATGTCATGTATGAAGCAGACAACTTGCTAGATGATTTCTCCACTGAATCTCTGCGGAAAGAAATGATGACCCGTGATAAGATGACAAAAGAG acttccaaggaggtcacccatcctggtactactctcgcagaagcacgcttaactgcggagttctga